A segment of the Symmachiella macrocystis genome:
GGAACTCTATGACCTTCACGGGGATCGCACTGAACAACACAACCTGGCCGCCAAACATCCTGACAAAGTCGACGACATGCGGCGCAAATGGGAACAGCTTGAGTATGAATTCCGCCAATTTGCAACGCGCGATTTGCCGCAATCGTCGTTGTTGCCCCGCAAAGAGCTGATCCTGCCGGGCAAATCGTTTTTTGTCGCCGATCGACCAGCTTTTATCTTCTATCCCCCGCGAGAAAAACGCTGCAAGCCGCAACCTTGGATTCTCTACGCACCCACATTACCGGGTCTGCCCGACCGCCACGAAAAATGGATGCACGAACAATTCCTCGCAGCTGGGGTCGCCGTGGCGGGGATCGATATCGGCGAGTCCTTCGGCAGTCCGCGCGGACAAAAATTGTACAACGCCTTGCATCGTGAACTGACCACCAAACGGGGCTTTGCGCAAAAACCGTGCTTGTTGGGCCGCAGTCGAGGAGGCTTGATGATCACCAGTTGGGCGGCGGCTCACCCCGAGAAAGTCGCCGGCATCGCCGGGATCTATCCCGTTTTGGACCTGACCGCCTATCCCGGTGTGGACAAGGCGGCTGGTGCATACGGTTTGACTGCCGAGCAACTACAAAACCGGCTCGCAAAGCACAATCCCATCGAAAATGTAGAAGCACTCGCCCGCGCCGGTGTCCCAGCCTTTTTCATTCATGGCGACAGCGACAAGGTCGTCCCCTTGGAGACAAACTCCGCCGAATTCGTGCGTCGCTACAAAGCCGCCGGCGCCGAATCGCTCGTGCAACTTGTCATTGCCGACGGGCAAGGCCACAATTACTGGGACGGGTTTTTTCACTGCCAAGAATTGATCGACTTCGCCGTTAAACAAGCAACCGCCACTACGGAAAAGTAGGTCATGCTGTGCATGATGAAGCTCCAACATAATTCACCAGATACAGAACCGTCATGCACCGCATGACTTATAAAATATAGAAAGCCGAGTCGATATGCCCCGGGTTTACATGGTTTTAGCTGTGACGTTGTTGTTCGTGGTCGAGTCGACCGGATGCGCGGAGCAGGAATCGGGCACGGCTGTCGCCACTCCAGCCGCGATTTCAGTTTCCGAAGCGGATTGGCCTTGGTGGCGAGGATATCAGCGCAACGGCATCGCTCCAGCCGGCCAATCGCCGCCGACCACCTGGAGCAAAGACGAAAACGTGATCTGGAAAGCGCCGATTCCAGGCCGCGGACACAGTTCGCCAACCGTGGTGGGCGAGCGCATCTTTATCACCACCGCTGATGAAGAACAACAAACCCAGTCGGTGATCTGTTTCGATCGCGAGACGGGAAATCAGCTTTGGAAAACCGACGTCCACACCGGCGGCCTGACCGATAAAGGCAACAAAAAATCGACACAGGCTTCGTCGTCCGTCGCTTGCGACGGCGAGCGGTTATTCATCAATTTTCTCAACAACGACGCCGTCTATACCACCGCGCTGACCATCGACGGGAAAAAGTTGTGGCAAAAAAAGGTCACTGATTATGTCGTGCATCAGGGCTATGGATCGTCACCGGCCATTTACGGTTCGGTAGTAATCGTCTCGGCCGACAACAAAGGAGGCGGCGCGATTGCCGCTTTCGATCGCGAGACCGGCGAGCTAGTCTGGAAACACAATCGGCCGAGTGAGCCGAATTACGCGTCGCCGATCATTCTCAACGTCGCCGGCAAGGACCAAGTGATCTTCACCGGTTGCGATCTTGTCTCGAGTTATGACCCGCTGACCGGCAAGCAGAATTGGGAAGTCGAGGGAGCGACGACTGAATGTGTGACGTCGACTCCCACCGACGGAAACCTCGTCTTTTCCAGCGGCGGCTACCCCAAGAACCATGTTTCTGCCATCCGCGGCGACGGTTCGGGCGAGATCGCCTGGGAAAACAAGACCCGCGTCTATGTCCCTTCGATGCTAGTCATCGATGGCCATCTGTACGCAGTGTCCGATAAGGGAATTGTCTATTGCTGGAAGAGCGACAGTGGCGAAGAACTCTGGAAAAAACGCATCGGCGGTCCGTTCACTTCGACCCCCGTGTTAGCGGGCGGCCGATTGTATGCCACGACCGAAGACGCAACGACCTACGTCGTCACGGTCAGCCCCGAGGGACTGGAAAACGTCTCCAAAAACCAACTCGGCGATGAAACCTATGCGACACCGGCCATCTGTGGCAGCCGTATTTACATGCGGGTCGTGGAGACCGTGGATGGCAAACGACAAGAAATGTTGTATTGTCTCGGCGAATAGCGCAGGCCTCTCGGTGATTGCTTGAACCATGTCCAGTCTTATTCAATCCCCTGAATCACCGGCAACGTTTACGTCGCTCCCCGAAGACGTAGCGGCAAAGCTGCGCGGATTAGCCCGACGGTTGCGGCGGTTGGCACTCCTGCGCGGGATTGGTCTGTTGCTGGCTGTCAGCGGCGCTATGATCGCTGCCGGACTGGCTGCCGATTTTTTCTTAGAAGTCCCCACAGCCCTACGTGTCATCTGGCTGGGCGCCACCGGAATTGTGGCTCTAGTCATAACCAGTTGGTCTATCATTCGCCCATTGCTCAACCGTTATGCTGGTGTGAATTTGGCGGCAGTCGTCGAAGTGGCGCATCCCGCGCTGGGTGAACGGCTTTCCTCGCTGGTGGAACTTACGCATGCGGAAACCCCCACGAGTTGGCGCGGTTCCGCGTTGATGCTCAATCACCTTACCCGCGAGACGTTGCAGGCCACCGCCCCGATCGATTTCAATTCCGCCGCCCCCGCAAAACAGAGCGTACGCATAGGACTACTCGGCTTGGCCGCAGTATTGCTTTTAGCCGCACCGGCGCTGTTCGCTCCGGACGGTTATCGGCTCATGCTCACGCGGTTTCTGATTCCATGGGGCAATTATGAGCGTGCGAGCGATATCTATTTCGATGTCCCCGGCGGAGACCGTGTCGCCGCACGCGGACAGGACATGACACTGCGGGCCGTTCCTCATTCTCGACAGGGAAGGGATTCCTTGCCGCGCGAGGCGAAATTGGAATTCACCGCGGGACCGCAAGCCGGCGTCGTGCGCCCCGTCGAGTGGAGTCCCACCGCCGAGGCGTTCCTAGTGACGATTCCCCACGTACAAGACGACTTTCAATTCGCATTTGCCGCTGGTAAAGCACGCTCACGAAGCTACACCGTCCGCGTGGTCGATCCTCCGCAAATGGGCACCTGCGTATTGTATGTCCAACCGCCTGAATACACAAAACTGCCGGCAGAGTCGCACGACGGCGCGGTCGGCGAGATCACGGTCTTTGAGCACAGCCGCTTGCGCGGGGAATTGACCTTCCCCAACAAAGTGGTCGCCGCGGAATGGTTACAAGGCAATCGTCGGGATTTGAAGAAAGTCTTTGCCGCCAACGACATCGAGAAGATACCCCCAGACATTGTCCGCCACGCATTCACAATTGCCGTTAACAGCCGGTCGGCGCGTTTGGAGTTCACCGCAGACCAGGGAGGGCCGTTTGAATTTTTCCTCGTCGATCCTCATGGATTCCATAACGTGCCGACCGTCGCCCGCAGCTTGCGCATCCGCCGCGACCACCCTCCTGAGTTCATCGGGTTGCACGATGATCTGCCGATGTCGATCGCGCCCGGTGCTCCACTGGGAGTCACGGCAACTGTGCGCGACGATTTCGCGGTCAGTCAGCTGCAACTGGAAATTGAATTCCCGCAAGGAGGATCGCAAATTATCGATGCCCCCGCCGCGAAGCTGGGGGCTGCAGAAGTATCCTCTACCTTTGAGGTCGATCTCCCCTCAAAGCTACAAATGCCCGGCACACTCTTCACCTACCGATTTCGCGCTGCCGATAACCGGCCAAGCCCCGGACCGCAGTGGGTGACCTCCGAGCCGCACACCGTGTTGATCCAACCCGACGCCCCTTCGGCCAAAGAGCAATCACTCGCTCGCGAACACCAACGGTTGGCGGAGGAACTGGCTGAGATCCACAACGAAACGCGACAACAACAATCGCGCGTCGCCGCTTTAAAAGATACGGACACCCCAAAGTTCCTGCGAACGCTCGCCACACAACAACGGCAACTGGCCCAACGCTTGGAGCACGTGGCCGACACCTTCGACAAACGGCCGGTTCTGTCGAGCCTGGCGCCGACCGCACGCAAGATCGCGAAAGAATACCTGCAAACCTCGGCCCACGATATCACACAGGCGATCTCCGAAACCGGCGAGCAACGCACAGCAGCACTGCAAGCATCGGTCACCCAACTGGATGACGCGGACGAAGCGTTGGCGGAATTGCGGCGGCGGTTCGAACGATTGGCAGCGCTTGAGCGTGATCTGTTGGATCTGGACCGCATGGCAGCGCAGGCACAAGAATTATCACAACAACTCGCCGCACTACAGCGTCGGCAAGCGGAACTAGCCGCCCAACCCGAATCGGCCCAGCAACAGCAGGACCTGCAAACATTGGTCGAGCAACAACGACAAGCGGAAAAACAAGCCGCCGAGTTGGCCGAACAATTGAAGGACCTTGTTGAACAACATCCCGAAATCCTCGAAGCAGCCCGGCAAGCGCGGTTGCAGGAACTCGGCCGCTTGGGCCGCGCAGCCCAGGGTATTGCCGATGCGCAAGAAGAATTAGCAACCACGATCGAACAAGACCCCATTGCAGAGACCGATGCGACCAACGAAGCCACGCAGCAGAACCTCAAGCTGATCACCGCGCAGCGTGATTTGGCCCGTGAAGCGGTCGATTTCGCGCGGCAAGCGGCTGGCCAACTCGGACCCCAATCGAAATTGGCTCAACAGGCGCTCAACATGGCTCAACAAGCGCATCGCGCCGCTACAGCAGCGGCAAACGGCCAAGCACCACAAGCCGCAAAAGCCGCCCAACAAGCGGCTGACATGGCCCAAGAAATGACGACCGACCAGGAGTCATTGAATGCCCAGGCCCAGGCTTTGCGGCAAAGGCAACAAGAATTGTCGCAGCAATTCGCCGAGATGGCCGCCGACCCTCAGCGACGACAGGCGGCCCAGCAGTTTGGACAGAAGAACTTGGCCGCACAGACAGAAGAATTGCAACGTCAATTGCAGGAGTCCGCCCAAGATTTAGAAGCAAAGCCGCTCAATCTCAAACCGCAAGGCGAACAGACTCGCCAAGCGGAGCAGGAGACCGCCCAAGCCCGCAAACAGATGCAGCAGGCGACGGAATCGCTTAAGCAAAATCAATCCCAAGCAGCCGGCCAACAAGGGCATCAAGCTGCCAGCCTGTTGAACGATGTCGCGCAAGCAATCCAACAACTCGCCGGCGAACAACAAGCCGGCCAAGGCGAAATGCCCGCGCAGCCCGCCGACGACATCACGCAAGCCATGCAGCA
Coding sequences within it:
- a CDS encoding outer membrane protein assembly factor BamB family protein, which produces MPRVYMVLAVTLLFVVESTGCAEQESGTAVATPAAISVSEADWPWWRGYQRNGIAPAGQSPPTTWSKDENVIWKAPIPGRGHSSPTVVGERIFITTADEEQQTQSVICFDRETGNQLWKTDVHTGGLTDKGNKKSTQASSSVACDGERLFINFLNNDAVYTTALTIDGKKLWQKKVTDYVVHQGYGSSPAIYGSVVIVSADNKGGGAIAAFDRETGELVWKHNRPSEPNYASPIILNVAGKDQVIFTGCDLVSSYDPLTGKQNWEVEGATTECVTSTPTDGNLVFSSGGYPKNHVSAIRGDGSGEIAWENKTRVYVPSMLVIDGHLYAVSDKGIVYCWKSDSGEELWKKRIGGPFTSTPVLAGGRLYATTEDATTYVVTVSPEGLENVSKNQLGDETYATPAICGSRIYMRVVETVDGKRQEMLYCLGE